A single Antechinus flavipes isolate AdamAnt ecotype Samford, QLD, Australia chromosome 5, AdamAnt_v2, whole genome shotgun sequence DNA region contains:
- the LOC127538729 gene encoding fibronectin-like: MKQTAIFCSKMLRDPTTSLQVPSLPENFGFYVKDVGTTQVVLGWKSLKKWMKSGYKLVIKYYLENSNGQYFETVPLNSTEKTILQLSAGHLYRFLLLAKNPEESQIVLSPVLIVETRPLQAKNLRVTRVTPMEIFLHWDPPDDFSSTSFHHYFVTILDTKANKSEALSVEKVNTTTVIGNLKPYHQYQIHLFSVAEKGSLSCLEKPILIITGVSPPRNVSAKSDDVGEDSIILQWEPPHDSFEFYIQAKSVSDASETIKHLVNNTNKFKIDLLTPGMTYDIGVATVKNGNKSELVTIQKTLKPRPVQIIIPYEFHSTSVILFVQMPDIGVFDGIYIITNRGPNITVPLKSNNKITIENLTPGTEYNFLVSTISGDRLSTMYRVPSVKTCK; encoded by the exons ATGAAACAGACTGCTATATTCTGCAGCAAAATGCTACGGGATCCAACTACTTCTTTACAGG TACCTTCATTACCAGAGAATTTTGGGTTCTATGTGAAGGATGTTGGAACGACCCAAGTTGTCCTTGGTTGGAAGAGTTTGAAAAAATGGATGAAATCTGGATATAAGCTGGTTATTAAATATTACTTGGAAAATTCTAATGGGCAGTACTTTGAGACTGTGCCTCTAAATTCAACCGAAAAAACAATCTTGCAACTGTCTGCTGGACATCTTTATAGGTTTTTACTCTTAGCAAAGAACCCAGAGGAATCTCAGATTGTGTTAAGTCCAGTTCTGATAGTTGAGACAC GCCCATTACAGGCAAAAAATTTGAGAGTGACACGTGTAACGCCAATGGAGATATTTTTGCACTGGGATCCCCCAGATGATTTTTCAAGCACTTCTTTCCATCATTACTTTGTGACCATTTTGGATACCAAAGCCAATAAGTCAGAAGCATTGTCCGTGGAAAAAGTCAACACAACAACAGTAATAGGAAACCTCAAACCTTATCATCAGTACCAGATCCATCTTTTCAGTGTTGCAGAAAAAGGATCTTTAAGCTGCCTTGAGAAACCAATATTAATCATAACAG GTGTCAGCCCACCGCGAAATGTTTCTGCCAAATCTGATGATGTGGGAGAAGACAGTATAATTCTTCAGTGGGAACCCCCACATGATAGTTTTGAATTCTACATTCAAGCAAAATCTGTATCAGATGCATCTGAAACcattaagcacttagtaaataaCACTAACAAATTCAAGATTGATCTATTAACTCCTGGGATGACCTATGATATAGGTGTAGCAAcagtgaaaaatggaaataagagtgAACTCGTTACTATTCAAAAAACTCTAA aacCCAGACCAGTTCAGATTATTATCCCATATGAATTTCATAGTacttctgtgattttatttgttcaaatGCCTGATATTGGTGTGTTTGATGGCATATATATTATAACGAATAGAGGTCCCAATATAACAGTGCctttaaaaagcaacaacaaaattactaTTGAAAATTTGACCCCAGGCACAGAATACAATTTCTTAGTTTCTACAATCAGTGGAGACAGACTAAGCACTATGTATCGTGTACCTTCAGTAAAAACTTGTAAGTAA